A single window of Rubripirellula lacrimiformis DNA harbors:
- a CDS encoding Kelch repeat-containing protein encodes MRLILAAGFAITALGTLAHAKEPWQWETVEATGKPTARHEAALAAFDGKVYLIGGRRINPVDVFDPVTATWSAKSSTPMELHHFQAVVWGQGVYLIGAMTGGYPRETPLDKIIVYSPATDSFQFVHGIPESRRRGGAGAVVHDDKIYLVGGITNGHVGGSTAWLDCYDPRTGDWEVLEDAPHARDHFQAVLIGDKIYAAGGRTTSQATKQTFQLTVPEVDVYDIRTGRWQTSATPPPLPVARAGNMAMTFGGALIIGGGESGDQKTAHDEVEVWSPGDDTWKRWPSLQRGRHGSGFAIVGDHVYTASGSGNRGGGPELESVERLALPRQ; translated from the coding sequence ATGCGTTTGATCCTCGCGGCCGGTTTTGCCATCACGGCATTGGGCACGTTGGCGCACGCGAAAGAACCCTGGCAATGGGAAACGGTCGAAGCCACGGGGAAGCCGACCGCCCGGCACGAAGCGGCCTTGGCTGCGTTCGATGGCAAGGTCTATCTGATTGGCGGACGGCGTATCAACCCGGTGGATGTTTTTGATCCCGTGACGGCCACATGGTCCGCCAAGTCATCCACGCCGATGGAACTGCACCATTTCCAAGCCGTGGTTTGGGGCCAGGGTGTCTATTTAATCGGGGCGATGACGGGTGGGTATCCGCGCGAAACGCCACTGGACAAGATCATCGTCTACTCACCCGCTACCGACAGCTTCCAGTTCGTGCACGGGATCCCCGAATCGCGTCGACGCGGTGGTGCGGGCGCCGTGGTTCATGACGACAAAATCTATTTGGTGGGCGGCATCACCAATGGCCACGTGGGTGGCTCGACGGCATGGTTGGACTGTTATGACCCGCGAACCGGTGATTGGGAAGTTTTGGAGGACGCCCCGCACGCTCGAGATCACTTTCAGGCGGTCCTGATTGGCGACAAGATCTACGCTGCCGGCGGACGGACCACATCCCAGGCCACCAAGCAGACGTTTCAGTTGACGGTCCCCGAAGTGGATGTTTACGACATCCGGACGGGCCGATGGCAAACCTCCGCCACGCCCCCACCACTGCCCGTTGCTCGCGCCGGAAATATGGCGATGACTTTCGGCGGCGCCCTGATCATCGGTGGCGGCGAAAGTGGTGACCAGAAGACCGCCCATGACGAGGTCGAAGTTTGGTCGCCGGGTGACGACACCTGGAAACGCTGGCCATCGCTCCAGCGCGGTCGACACGGCAGCGGATTTGCCATCGTGGGCGACCACGTTTACACCGCGTCGGGCAGTGGAAATCGTGGTGGCGGGCCTGAATTGGAGAGCGTGGAACGGTTGGCATTGCCCAGGCAGTGA
- a CDS encoding family 16 glycoside hydrolase: MRFAKRHFATVATSVAMSLPLSLAGPFSLAAPLAHAETPVNQLSQSEQRSGWKMLFDGKTTDGWRNYKKDKVSDGWKIEDGALVRSKKGAGDIITKDKYGSFELSLEYKISEAGNSGVMFHVAETDGPPWHTGPEIQVQDNVDGHDPQKAGWLYQLYKPSAPSWSKDQSVVDSTRPAGQWNQLYIRIAKNDCEVCMNGVRYFRFKLGNKDWKERVAASKFAKLADFGSLGEGYICLQDHNDLVSYRNIKVREIADDGSVPQPIDGKLGMSSNLAFPNLKWDQWEAVDDSGKIRDLRLLELTFANDDSNRLYAASQYGAIWSFDNQADVSDSKLVLDLRGKVHDWKRSGANEQGLLGLAMHPDFKNTRHFYVYYSHPSESKSVLSRFTMSKDNPLVADPASELVLMEIDQPYQNHNGGSIEFGPDGFLYVSLGDGGDRNDPHGNGQNLATLLGSILRIDVDHPADGKNYGIPADNPFVDVKDARPEIFAYGMRNPWRIAFDPKTGDLWAGDVGQELWEEVDVITKGGNYGWSTREGSHAFGNRSASENASDPIEPVWEYDHQIGKSITGGRVYRNSRLPQLDGRYIYADYVTGSVWALTFDPATKTVIRNEQIIPDSVAVLAFGQDAAGEVYVLTNSTRGECIYRFDGAAAGSEAAKK, from the coding sequence ATGAGATTTGCGAAACGTCATTTCGCGACCGTCGCCACGTCGGTTGCCATGAGTTTGCCCCTTTCCCTCGCTGGCCCTTTTTCGCTTGCTGCTCCACTGGCACACGCTGAAACACCGGTCAATCAGCTATCCCAGTCCGAACAACGAAGCGGTTGGAAGATGCTGTTCGATGGCAAAACCACCGACGGATGGCGCAACTATAAAAAAGACAAAGTTTCCGACGGCTGGAAGATCGAGGACGGCGCGCTGGTCCGATCCAAGAAAGGCGCCGGCGACATCATCACCAAAGATAAGTACGGTTCGTTCGAACTGTCGCTGGAATACAAGATCAGCGAAGCCGGCAACAGCGGAGTGATGTTCCATGTCGCTGAAACCGATGGCCCGCCTTGGCACACCGGTCCGGAAATCCAAGTTCAGGACAATGTGGACGGCCACGATCCGCAAAAAGCAGGTTGGTTGTACCAGCTGTACAAACCTTCGGCACCCAGTTGGTCCAAGGACCAATCGGTCGTCGATTCGACTCGCCCAGCCGGCCAATGGAATCAGCTTTACATTCGCATCGCCAAGAATGACTGCGAAGTCTGCATGAACGGCGTTCGATACTTCCGTTTCAAACTTGGCAACAAGGATTGGAAGGAACGCGTCGCGGCCAGCAAGTTTGCCAAACTGGCCGACTTCGGAAGCTTGGGCGAAGGCTACATCTGTCTTCAAGATCACAATGACTTGGTTTCCTATCGCAACATCAAAGTACGCGAGATCGCGGATGACGGATCGGTTCCACAACCGATCGATGGCAAGCTAGGCATGTCCAGCAATCTGGCCTTTCCAAATCTGAAATGGGATCAATGGGAAGCCGTGGATGATTCCGGCAAGATCCGCGACTTGCGTTTGCTGGAACTGACCTTCGCCAACGACGATAGCAACCGGTTGTACGCCGCGTCGCAATACGGTGCGATCTGGTCGTTCGATAACCAAGCCGATGTTTCGGATTCCAAGCTGGTCCTAGACCTGCGTGGCAAAGTTCACGATTGGAAACGATCGGGTGCCAACGAACAGGGTTTGTTGGGATTGGCAATGCACCCCGATTTCAAGAACACTCGCCACTTCTACGTCTACTATTCGCACCCTAGCGAATCGAAGTCGGTGCTGTCGCGTTTCACCATGTCCAAGGACAATCCATTGGTGGCTGATCCCGCATCGGAATTGGTGCTGATGGAAATCGATCAACCGTACCAAAACCACAACGGCGGCAGCATCGAATTTGGTCCTGATGGATTTCTGTACGTCAGCCTTGGTGACGGCGGCGACCGCAACGATCCGCACGGCAACGGGCAAAACCTGGCGACCCTGCTCGGTTCGATCCTGCGAATCGATGTCGATCATCCTGCCGATGGAAAGAACTACGGAATTCCTGCGGATAACCCGTTTGTCGATGTCAAAGACGCACGTCCAGAAATCTTTGCATACGGCATGCGTAACCCATGGCGAATCGCTTTCGATCCCAAAACCGGCGATCTTTGGGCCGGCGATGTGGGGCAAGAACTATGGGAAGAAGTCGACGTGATCACCAAGGGTGGCAACTACGGCTGGAGCACCCGCGAAGGTTCACACGCGTTCGGCAACCGATCGGCTTCCGAAAACGCCAGCGATCCAATCGAACCGGTTTGGGAATACGACCACCAGATCGGCAAGTCGATCACCGGCGGACGCGTCTATCGCAACAGCCGACTGCCCCAACTCGACGGCCGCTACATCTACGCCGACTATGTCACCGGTTCGGTTTGGGCGTTGACGTTTGACCCTGCCACCAAGACCGTGATTCGGAATGAACAGATCATTCCGGATAGCGTCGCAGTTTTGGCGTTTGGTCAAGATGCGGCCGGCGAAGTCTACGTGCTGACCAACAGCACACGCGGCGAATGCATCTATCGCTTCGACGGTGCCGCTGCGGGATCCGAGGCTGCCAAGAAGTAG
- a CDS encoding hydroxypyruvate isomerase family protein — translation MTSPLPHFQPSVCIDAVLGELDSADAIAKVASTGIQAFEFWGWWDKDLDAIETARDQHSMQISACCTKFVSLVDPATRAEYLDGLGESISAAQRLKCPTLISQVGDFRVGVDRQEQHDCLVEGLQSAAKLLDQSGITLVIEPLNERIDHAGYYLVRSDEAFEIIDQVDSEQVKVVFDIYHQQISEGHVIANLTENIAKIGHFHAAGNPGRHELTRGELNYPQIFDAIRKTPYAGYVGLEYWPLDDALDGLKQVAGWF, via the coding sequence ATGACAAGTCCGTTGCCCCATTTTCAACCCTCCGTCTGCATTGATGCGGTGCTGGGAGAGCTCGATTCAGCGGATGCGATCGCCAAAGTCGCGTCCACGGGGATCCAAGCATTCGAATTTTGGGGCTGGTGGGACAAGGACCTCGACGCCATCGAAACGGCTCGAGACCAACATTCGATGCAGATTTCGGCTTGTTGCACCAAATTTGTGTCGCTGGTCGATCCGGCCACGCGAGCCGAGTATCTGGACGGGCTTGGCGAATCGATCAGTGCCGCCCAGCGATTGAAGTGCCCCACGTTGATTTCGCAAGTCGGCGACTTTCGCGTCGGAGTCGACCGCCAAGAACAACACGATTGTCTGGTCGAAGGCCTCCAATCAGCGGCAAAATTGTTGGATCAGTCGGGAATCACGCTGGTGATCGAACCCCTGAACGAGCGAATCGATCACGCCGGCTACTATCTGGTCCGCAGCGACGAGGCGTTCGAGATCATTGATCAGGTCGATAGCGAGCAAGTCAAAGTCGTGTTCGATATCTACCATCAACAGATCAGCGAAGGTCATGTGATTGCGAACCTGACCGAAAACATTGCCAAGATCGGGCACTTTCACGCAGCCGGTAACCCGGGCCGTCACGAACTGACTCGCGGCGAATTGAACTATCCACAGATCTTTGATGCGATCCGAAAGACGCCTTACGCAGGCTATGTCGGGCTGGAGTACTGGCCGTTGGACGATGCCCTTGATGGACTGAAACAAGTGGCTGGGTGGTTTTAG
- a CDS encoding TCR/Tet family MFS transporter produces MTDSTKQPRKAAIAFILLTLFIDILGIGIVIPVLPELVRELVGEDPVTSVIETEVSPAFGEAAATSLPTPEVLDTTKNFSRAGRYVGVIGATYALMQFLFAPIIGALSDRFGRRPVLLVSMFGLGIDFLIQGFAPNIFWLFVGRILAGIMGASLTTGNAYIADVSTDETRARNFGLVGVMFGLGFTIGPALGGLLGGISLRLPFFVAAGLALVNWLYGYFVVPESLAPDKRTPFTLRGANPLGSIRRLGAYPMVAALAAVFVCKSLAQRGLENVWVLYTGFRFSWDASTNGLALGLVGVMAIIVQGGMVRPVIKRFGERGAVIGGTIISALAFAGYGLATEGWMIPCIIVFGAFGGVSAPAIQSLVTGSVSETEQGRIQGALTSLTSLTNIIAPLFFNTLLFSYFISDSAPVQLPGAPLLVGSILLTVSIFIAINVFRQFPQKST; encoded by the coding sequence ATGACTGATTCGACCAAGCAGCCGCGGAAAGCCGCGATCGCGTTCATCCTGTTAACTCTTTTCATCGACATTCTGGGCATTGGGATCGTGATCCCGGTGTTGCCTGAATTGGTTCGTGAATTGGTGGGCGAAGACCCGGTGACATCCGTCATCGAAACGGAGGTCAGCCCCGCCTTTGGCGAAGCGGCAGCGACCAGTTTGCCTACGCCCGAGGTGCTGGACACCACCAAGAACTTTTCGAGAGCTGGCCGCTATGTTGGCGTCATCGGTGCTACCTATGCGTTGATGCAGTTCCTGTTCGCGCCCATCATCGGTGCCCTGTCGGATCGATTCGGCAGACGCCCGGTGTTGTTGGTTTCGATGTTTGGATTGGGAATCGATTTCTTGATCCAAGGATTCGCGCCGAACATCTTTTGGTTGTTCGTGGGCCGAATTTTGGCCGGGATCATGGGTGCGTCGTTAACGACCGGAAACGCGTACATCGCGGACGTTTCGACGGACGAGACGCGAGCGAGAAACTTTGGCTTGGTCGGCGTGATGTTTGGCCTTGGGTTTACGATCGGACCGGCGCTGGGCGGATTGCTTGGCGGCATCAGTCTTCGACTGCCGTTCTTTGTTGCCGCTGGTTTGGCTTTGGTGAATTGGTTGTACGGCTATTTTGTCGTTCCCGAGTCACTTGCGCCCGACAAACGCACTCCCTTTACGCTGCGAGGCGCTAATCCGCTTGGTTCGATCCGCCGTTTGGGCGCGTACCCGATGGTGGCCGCCTTGGCCGCGGTGTTCGTTTGCAAATCGTTGGCCCAACGTGGGCTGGAAAACGTCTGGGTTCTGTACACGGGTTTCCGTTTCAGCTGGGACGCATCGACCAACGGATTGGCACTGGGCTTGGTCGGGGTGATGGCGATCATCGTTCAGGGGGGCATGGTTCGGCCGGTCATCAAGCGGTTCGGCGAACGGGGTGCCGTGATCGGCGGAACGATCATTTCGGCGCTGGCGTTTGCGGGGTATGGATTGGCGACCGAGGGTTGGATGATCCCGTGCATCATCGTGTTTGGCGCCTTTGGCGGCGTTTCGGCACCCGCCATTCAAAGTTTGGTGACGGGATCGGTTTCGGAAACCGAACAGGGACGGATCCAGGGCGCTTTGACATCTTTGACAAGTCTGACGAACATCATCGCACCGTTGTTTTTCAATACGCTGTTGTTCAGCTACTTCATCAGCGATTCGGCTCCGGTGCAATTGCCCGGTGCGCCACTATTGGTCGGGTCGATTTTGTTGACCGTATCGATCTTCATCGCGATCAACGTGTTTCGGCAGTTCCCGCAAAAATCGACATGA
- a CDS encoding PQQ-binding-like beta-propeller repeat protein — protein MRKLVLTALLMGIVGSAVAAENWAEFRGPGGTGHADDANLPTKLDDSVVQWQIPIRGRAWSSPVVWEDQIWLTTAAEDGKQRSVLCVDRNTGKVIHDLVILREEEPPFCYPANTYATPTPVVTAENVFVHFGSSLTACLDRSSAEVVWKRTDLECDHHRGPASSPILFDGKLFLAFDGFDVQYVVALDAKTGDTVWKRDRDINYGTDNGDRMKAYGTGTVVMVDGKPQVVMPSAVATIAYEPNTGQPIWTVYHDGMNASARPIVFGDLVLITNGGGGMVAVRPDGHGDVTGTHIEWSERKSVPKKSSPLLVDGLIYMNSDDGVLSCREPETGKVLWQKRIGKEYAASPIFASGYIYFFSVTGTIVTIRPGPEFDLVAESELGNGFMASPAVTGDAIVLRSKSMLYFLAASDPAAAPSKR, from the coding sequence ATGCGCAAACTTGTTTTGACTGCTTTGTTGATGGGGATAGTTGGGTCAGCGGTAGCCGCCGAAAACTGGGCCGAATTTCGTGGCCCCGGCGGTACCGGACACGCCGACGATGCGAACTTGCCAACCAAGTTGGACGACAGCGTGGTCCAATGGCAGATTCCGATTCGCGGTCGCGCCTGGTCTAGCCCTGTGGTGTGGGAGGACCAGATTTGGTTGACGACGGCGGCCGAGGACGGCAAGCAACGTAGCGTCTTGTGTGTGGATCGCAACACGGGCAAGGTGATTCACGATCTGGTCATCCTGCGTGAAGAGGAGCCGCCGTTTTGCTATCCGGCCAACACCTACGCGACGCCCACGCCTGTGGTAACGGCAGAGAATGTATTCGTTCACTTCGGCAGTTCGCTGACGGCTTGCTTGGACCGATCTAGTGCTGAAGTGGTTTGGAAACGCACCGATTTGGAATGCGACCATCACCGCGGACCGGCTTCGTCACCCATCCTGTTTGACGGAAAACTGTTCCTTGCGTTTGACGGCTTTGATGTCCAGTACGTCGTGGCACTGGACGCAAAGACCGGCGACACCGTTTGGAAACGCGACCGAGACATCAATTACGGGACCGACAACGGCGACCGGATGAAAGCCTACGGCACTGGTACCGTCGTGATGGTGGATGGAAAACCCCAGGTCGTGATGCCCAGCGCGGTGGCAACGATCGCGTACGAACCCAACACCGGCCAGCCCATTTGGACCGTCTACCACGATGGCATGAACGCATCGGCCCGTCCGATCGTTTTCGGCGATTTGGTTTTGATCACCAACGGTGGTGGCGGGATGGTCGCGGTGCGTCCCGATGGACACGGCGACGTCACTGGGACCCACATTGAATGGTCCGAACGCAAATCGGTCCCCAAGAAGTCGTCGCCACTGCTGGTCGACGGCCTGATCTACATGAACAGCGACGATGGCGTGCTGTCATGTCGGGAACCTGAGACCGGCAAAGTGCTGTGGCAGAAGCGAATCGGCAAAGAATACGCAGCGTCGCCGATCTTTGCTAGCGGCTACATTTACTTCTTCAGTGTCACGGGCACCATCGTGACGATTCGGCCGGGTCCAGAATTTGATCTGGTTGCCGAATCGGAACTGGGCAACGGATTCATGGCATCGCCGGCCGTGACCGGCGACGCCATTGTCTTGCGGAGCAAATCAATGCTCTACTTCTTGGCAGCCTCGGATCCCGCAGCGGCACCGTCGAAGCGATAG
- a CDS encoding DUF5060 domain-containing protein: protein MVAVEAEHFVKQSKTDTRAFYLTHADLTPAVAPDGDPNHTAGASGGAYLEILPDTRRTHADKLIRGTNFSPEPGKMAVLDYRVHIQTPGRYYVWVRAHSTGPEDNGLHVGIDGTWPESGQRLQWCQGKNTWRWDSNQRTNETHCGEPHKIFLDIKEPGDHVIHFSMREDGFEFDKWFMTTDREFVRPDDAGPESRVQSGTSPKSFRLVAAVPPTADTAPVADEAPNAQKPATAADQRQLTMTAKMFAEAKKSGYYLDNQKWMAINPEKDKQGKAERTFPFPTGVYDVTLLAVGENDGQSTYQVSADGEKIGDHTCPLSKQTYEEGKTFHKTWNKVALTEGAIVVVESQIQSSDGKEYSRARWAGVAFRPADKATREAAAPHFKEQAKLVAESAKSSPTRSVSDAPLQTPRQANGDGSVKIEGATKTWHRTMLTIQGPYAHEQDNVPNPFTDYRMTVEFSHPDGVRYQIPGYFDADGNAANTSADSGTVWRANFAADRPGTWTYKVSFQQGKLAALDDDAKSSAVKPYDGLTGSFDVQASDKTGSDLRAQGRLNYVGKRYLQFAGTGKYFLKVGADAPETLLAYTDFDNTIAGNPKRAPLKTWSAHEKDWQSGDPTWGDGKGKGLIGAINYLSGKGCNAFSFLTYNAAGDGDNVWPFIHRDDKLHYDCSKLGQWSVVFDHGTQRGMYLHFKMQETENDDHNKGRGDGNVPASLDGGDLGVQRKLYIRELIARFGHNLALNWNLGEENTQTYEQHQAMINYIAETDAYDHPIVIHTYPGQQDQVYGPLLGDKSQLTGVSLQNSSLETTHAETVYWVKKSTEAGKPWVVAFDESGSAAHAQCPDLGYNGFDGHDRNGKMAYTQHKVRKQTLWGTLMGGGAGCEYYFGYQFDQNDIVCEDWRSRDQSWDYCRIAIEFFHDNEVPFWEMTNADALIGNPKHEPGNFCLAKASDTYVVYLPELGSASLDLSDADGTYTVQWHNPRTGGSLANGSVSQVSGGGSVELGNPPGSPDPLSEANDWVVLLRRADKS from the coding sequence ATGGTCGCCGTCGAGGCGGAGCATTTTGTCAAGCAATCCAAAACGGACACGCGAGCGTTCTATCTGACGCACGCCGATTTGACTCCCGCGGTTGCTCCCGACGGTGACCCCAATCACACCGCCGGAGCCAGTGGCGGTGCGTATCTAGAAATTCTGCCCGACACTCGCCGCACGCACGCAGACAAACTGATCCGGGGTACCAATTTTTCGCCTGAACCGGGAAAGATGGCGGTGTTGGACTATCGCGTCCATATCCAAACGCCGGGACGCTATTACGTTTGGGTCCGCGCGCATTCCACCGGCCCCGAAGACAATGGTTTGCACGTCGGCATCGACGGCACCTGGCCCGAAAGTGGACAGCGTCTGCAATGGTGCCAAGGTAAAAACACATGGCGTTGGGACAGCAATCAACGCACCAACGAGACCCACTGCGGCGAACCTCACAAGATCTTTCTGGATATCAAAGAACCCGGCGACCACGTCATCCATTTCTCGATGCGCGAAGATGGATTCGAGTTCGACAAATGGTTCATGACGACCGACCGCGAATTTGTTCGTCCCGACGACGCCGGACCAGAGTCGAGGGTCCAATCGGGAACATCGCCCAAGTCGTTCCGTTTGGTAGCCGCAGTTCCACCGACCGCGGATACGGCGCCTGTGGCCGACGAGGCACCCAATGCACAGAAGCCCGCGACCGCAGCGGACCAGCGTCAGCTGACGATGACTGCGAAGATGTTCGCAGAGGCAAAGAAGTCGGGTTACTACCTGGACAACCAAAAGTGGATGGCGATCAACCCCGAAAAGGACAAACAGGGCAAGGCAGAGCGGACGTTCCCGTTTCCCACCGGTGTCTATGACGTGACGCTGCTTGCCGTCGGTGAAAACGACGGCCAATCGACTTACCAAGTCAGTGCAGACGGCGAGAAGATCGGCGACCACACATGCCCGTTGTCGAAACAGACTTACGAAGAGGGCAAGACGTTCCACAAAACATGGAATAAGGTGGCGCTGACCGAGGGAGCGATCGTGGTCGTGGAATCGCAGATCCAAAGCAGCGATGGGAAAGAGTACAGCCGAGCGCGCTGGGCAGGTGTTGCCTTTCGGCCAGCGGACAAGGCGACGCGTGAAGCGGCCGCCCCGCATTTCAAAGAACAAGCCAAGCTGGTCGCCGAATCGGCAAAGTCGAGTCCGACACGTTCGGTCAGCGACGCGCCGCTTCAAACCCCGCGTCAAGCAAATGGCGATGGTAGCGTTAAGATCGAGGGTGCCACGAAGACTTGGCATCGCACGATGCTGACGATCCAGGGCCCCTACGCACACGAACAAGACAATGTGCCCAACCCGTTTACCGACTATCGGATGACGGTCGAATTTTCGCATCCCGATGGCGTTCGCTACCAGATCCCTGGGTACTTTGATGCCGATGGAAACGCCGCCAACACATCGGCGGATTCCGGAACCGTGTGGCGTGCGAACTTCGCGGCCGATCGTCCGGGAACCTGGACGTACAAGGTGTCGTTCCAGCAGGGAAAACTTGCCGCGCTGGACGACGATGCCAAGTCATCTGCCGTCAAACCCTACGATGGTCTGACCGGTTCGTTCGACGTGCAAGCGTCGGATAAAACGGGATCCGACCTGCGGGCCCAAGGCCGATTGAATTATGTCGGCAAACGATATCTGCAGTTCGCCGGAACCGGCAAGTACTTTTTGAAGGTTGGGGCCGATGCACCGGAAACTCTGCTGGCGTATACCGACTTTGACAACACGATCGCGGGGAATCCCAAGCGAGCGCCGCTGAAAACGTGGTCGGCACACGAGAAAGATTGGCAATCGGGCGACCCAACTTGGGGCGACGGTAAGGGCAAAGGGTTGATCGGTGCCATCAACTACCTGTCCGGGAAAGGCTGCAACGCGTTTTCGTTCTTGACCTACAACGCGGCCGGTGATGGCGACAATGTGTGGCCGTTCATTCACCGCGATGACAAGCTTCACTATGACTGCAGCAAACTGGGCCAGTGGTCGGTGGTGTTCGATCACGGTACGCAGCGTGGCATGTATTTGCACTTCAAGATGCAAGAAACCGAGAACGACGACCATAACAAGGGACGTGGCGATGGGAATGTTCCCGCATCGCTTGACGGTGGCGACTTGGGCGTTCAGCGGAAACTTTACATCCGCGAACTGATCGCTCGATTCGGACATAACTTGGCGTTGAATTGGAACCTGGGTGAAGAGAACACGCAGACCTACGAACAACACCAAGCGATGATCAACTACATCGCGGAAACCGACGCCTACGATCACCCCATCGTGATCCACACGTACCCGGGACAACAGGACCAGGTCTACGGACCACTGTTGGGCGACAAGTCTCAGTTGACAGGTGTGTCGCTGCAAAACAGCAGCCTAGAAACCACTCATGCCGAAACCGTTTACTGGGTCAAAAAGTCGACCGAAGCGGGCAAACCGTGGGTGGTAGCGTTCGACGAGTCGGGCTCGGCCGCGCACGCCCAATGCCCCGACCTGGGGTACAACGGATTCGACGGGCATGACCGAAACGGAAAGATGGCCTACACCCAACACAAGGTCCGCAAACAAACCCTTTGGGGAACGTTGATGGGTGGCGGTGCCGGATGCGAGTACTACTTTGGGTACCAGTTTGACCAGAACGATATCGTTTGCGAAGACTGGCGAAGCCGCGACCAGAGCTGGGACTATTGCCGAATCGCGATTGAATTTTTCCACGACAACGAAGTTCCGTTTTGGGAAATGACCAACGCCGACGCGTTGATCGGCAACCCCAAGCATGAACCGGGCAATTTCTGCTTGGCGAAGGCATCGGACACCTACGTCGTGTACCTGCCCGAGCTGGGATCGGCGTCGCTGGACCTGTCGGATGCAGACGGAACGTACACGGTGCAGTGGCATAACCCCCGCACCGGTGGTTCGCTGGCCAACGGTTCGGTGAGTCAGGTTTCCGGTGGTGGTTCGGTCGAACTGGGCAATCCCCCAGGGTCACCGGATCCATTGTCCGAAGCGAACGACTGGGTCGTGCTTCTGCGTCGCGCAGACAAGTCCTAG